In Apium graveolens cultivar Ventura chromosome 10, ASM990537v1, whole genome shotgun sequence, the following are encoded in one genomic region:
- the LOC141691867 gene encoding uncharacterized protein LOC141691867: MARFQNLEEHLAYLNIEEEETGDFIFGDEVEEQVNRYELCLVGRFLTEKNINTRAMTTKLADMWKPMMGVNIKEIDPGGPWSFDNAMLAISKIPQGEEPLNVPLWSLEIWIQIHDLPKGFMSEAVGRQLGDFFGEFMEYDMKNNSSIWVEFMRIKVKLDVRKPLKRKKRILRNNGTDFTVTCKYERLGDFCFAYGSVMHTERFCQKNIDNRGEDVQKEWGGWLRAPSRRAAN, from the exons ATGGCACGATTTCAAAACTTGGAAGAGCATTTGGCATATCTCAATATCGAGGAGGAAGAGACTGGAGATTTTATTTTTGGTGATGAGGTGGAAGAACAGGTGAATAGATATGAGCTATGTTTGGTGGGAAGATTCTTAACGGAGAAGAATATAAACACAAGGGCCATGACAACCAAATTAGCGGACATGTGGAAACCGATGATGGGAGTCAATATCAAGGAGATTGATCCTG GGGGGCCGTGGTCTTTCGACAATGCAATGCTTGCTATTAGCAAAATACCTCAGGGGGAGGAGCCACTCAATGTCCCATTATGGAGCCTAGAAATATGGATTCAAATTCATGATCTGCCTAAGGGATTTATGTCTGAGGCAGTGGGGAGGCAGTTAGGAGATTTCTTTGGTGAATTTATGGAGTACGATATGAAGAATAACTCGAGCATATGGGTGGAGTTTATGAGAATCAAAGTCAAGCTGGATGTACGTAAACCActgaaaagaaagaagagaaTATTGAGGAATAATGGTACGGATTTTACTGTAACTTGTAAGTACGAACGTCTTGGGGACTTTTGCTTTGCTTATGGTTCAGTGATGCATACGGAAAGATTTTGTCAGAAGAATATAGATAATAGAGGGGAGGATGTTCAGAAAGAATGGGGTGGATGGTTGAGGGCACCGTCGAGGAGGGCGGCGAATTAG